AACTAAAATGTTTGCTTGATTCTTTTACCATATCTATCTCATCTTTACTTAGAAGTAACGATATCAGTAAACGAATTTACCACGGCTTAATACCCTCTTCATAGTACGTGTAGGCGATAGTCGAGGGCCGGAGCCCTGTAGGCCTACATGCGAACCTAAACCTCTTCGATAGTCTGCAGTTGAGTGCTCTTCAGTAATCGACCTCTTGATACTTTTACCGGCTGCAAAGCTAGTGCACCCACGAAGACCTAGCCTACGCTCAGGGACACTAATTGGAAAGTCAACGGAAACACAATTCGAATTTACACTGTCTATAATGGTCATTAAAATGTTACTCTTACAAACACAGTCTATAATTTTATACCGCATTTAAGTCTGATAaaatacaaatgagaaaacactAGAAATCTAGAATAATACACTGTAGCTTCCAGAACGTTCCCGAAAGAAAAACCTCGAAATGAATACGTATCGCTATGCGAACCGGTGAAGACGCACTGCCTGCGCGAGCGGCGCGTCGAacataaaaatgcaattttgatccCATATTGGGGAAAAATATTTTCGTTAATAACTCTTATAATTTACAATATATTTGAAAGTTCTCACAGTTAGGGCATTAAATATGTTATTCCACATAAatgtataacatttttatattaattaaagcCTTATTTATTGAAGAAGGTGACAGCAACATACCGCTAGTATGGCGCTCTCTCTTTCTTCGCGCCAAGGACGAATCGTCCACCGGGACAAGCGACAGCGCATCGCGCGCGCTATTACCttgagttataaacttatttaatgCCCTATTCTGAAcctaatacttaaatataaactaGACATACGattctatataataatatataaacttattaggtaagtactagaGTTAGCTGGGTGTCCGTAACATTCTCCCCTCGCTGAACACGTAGTCGCGCCGTGGTCAGCCTGTCCGTACAGGGAGGACAGCCAGCTTGGTAGTGGGACGCCGGAACACTCCGCCCTTGGTTGAGACGTCCGCCATCCGGACCCCTCCATCAGGTCCAGGGTATACCGCTGTGATGATGCCTCTGGGCCACACGTTCCGTGGTAGCGTGTGGTCGACGATGATTACCAGGTCTCCTACTTGAAGTGGTCTCGCTTGGTTGGTCGGCGACTGTCGTGGGGCGAGTAGGGGCAAATACTCGCGTAGCCACCTTCGCCAGAAATGGTCGGCGAGCGCTAGTGTGGCGCGCCAGGTTCGCCGATCTGCCTCCTCGCACTGACCGGTTATGGGTAGGCCCGTGGAACCTCCGAGAAGAAAGTGAGCTGGTGTGAGTGCCTCCTCGTCTTTCGGGTCGACTGACACGTGAGTGAGAGGTCGCGCGTTGACCGTATTTTCGACCTCCGCCAGCAAAGTTCGAAGCGTTTCCTCCTTCGGCGCCCTCTCGTGTAGTGTAGTTGTAAGTGCTGTCTTGACAGAGCGTACAAGCCGCTCCCATGCTCCTCCTTGGTTcggcgcgccgggtggtatgaaTCGCCAGCGCAGCCCGTGTTGCAGCCCGTATTCCTCGAGCTGCGGTAGCCACTCCTCGAAGGCTCGGCGTAGCTCGATGTCGGCCGCCCGGAAGTTCGTGCCGTTGTCACTGTAGATGACTGCCGGCCATCCTCTTCGCGCTGCGAACCGCCGCAGCGCCATGATTGCACTGTCCGCTGAAAGCGATGAAATAACTTCTAAATGCACAGCTCTTGTGGTTAAACAGGTAAATAGGGCCACCCATCTCTTTTCGTGCCTCCTTCCTATGGTAATGTGTAATGGCCCAAACAAATCTACTGCTGAGTGGGTAAACGGCCTTTGATATGGTGTAATTCGTGCTGATGGTAGATCACCCATCGCAGGGACCTCGGGTTTAGCCTTCCTAATTTTACACATCATGCATGCGTACGCTACTCGGCGCACTGACGGCCTTAGATGTAGGATCCAGTACAGTTGCCTTAGATCGTTGATTACGCGTTCGTTGTTCGCGTGATGACTCCGCCGATGTGc
This portion of the Cydia amplana chromosome 7, ilCydAmpl1.1, whole genome shotgun sequence genome encodes:
- the LOC134649831 gene encoding uncharacterized protein LOC134649831, encoding MALRRFAARRGWPAVIYSDNGTNFRAADIELRRAFEEWLPQLEEYGLQHGLRWRFIPPGAPNQGGAWERLVRSVKTALTTTLHERAPKEETLRTLLAEVENTGGVFRRPTTKLAVLPVRTG